A segment of the Phalacrocorax aristotelis chromosome 5, bGulAri2.1, whole genome shotgun sequence genome:
acaaacaaataaaagctcTGGTTTGCTGTTTTGGGAGGTCCTATGTAACCAGCATATTTCCAACTGGCCAATTAGCAGCATGTGTTAATCAGTGAAAAAACTTccacttgtttttaaaagatcaaatccagtgttttaaaattattgcttaCTATACTACCAGACAAAACCCCAAGATATCAAGAGTGTTCAAGggtgaatattaaaaatattcattaacaGCAGGGATGATATATATTGCTAGTACATGCAGCtttagtgtgttttttttttatatggaATTAAGACCAAACCTTTCAGAAATTCATCAAGATGTTGGGCAACCAATCTGAGGATATTACAGGAGCCATATTCTCAGCAGGTATGACCTTGGCACCTTCCTAATATTTACCTTCTTTTAAGACGTCCGGCTGAGCGCCCTGACACAAACACCTCCAAACCGCTAATGGCAGGTGACACGGCACCCAGCTGTGACAGTGCTCCAAGGCTTTGCTGCCCAGCGCTAACTCCTCTCCCACCTACACACTGCTCCTGCCTCTTTGCCAAATCCCCTGGGACCTGCCCAGCGGGGCTGCCACAGGCTGGGGATGAGGAAGAGGACCAGTGCACAGAGAAACGTCACAGAGTCGTAGACAAATgaggtatttttccttcctcGCTGGTCCTCCTGGATAGCAGGGTTGAGGGGAGCGGACAGTGGCATGTACCAACTGAAGGTGGAAATGTGGATCTCACAGTGCTTGTAACTAACAGCATCTCAACTTTTGCAGCTACTGGTAGCAACACCTTGCACGGCAGGTTCCCCTCGTGCCTATCACATATGCTACTAGGCTAGTGGTCTCCCACTGGGGCTATACTACGGCAGTTCTTGCTCCCTTCTGCTTGGGAGCATCTCAGGGCCAGCATCTGCCTTCCTGTGCCCTCCTGATGGGGCATGGCTCgctgttctctttgctctgctCCAGCCGGCCcacttgctgctctgcaggaaaacAAGGAGCGGCACTACTTCTGCTAACCCCTTGGCACAGGAGCCTGGTCCCGGAGGGAAAGAAACCCGCTGTCCATCTCACGCCAGCAAGGCACAGTCCTCAGGGCATCATGACAGAGATGCACTGCGGGGCCTTCTGGCTATCATCCACTCTTTCCCCGCTGGGTCTCTTTGGATAAACCACGCTGGCCATCTTGAAGAACTCATCTGCAGCATCCAGAGCTATGAGCCGATCCTGCCAAAGCAAGGGGGTTTTACAGTCACTATGGGCTGCTTTGGGCAGCTCCCCCATCAGGGTCCTCCCTCCACAGCTGCTCTCAGATTAAGCCACGCATCAGGTCTcatctttttcccctttgttaaCAGACTGCAAAAGCACCCAGTTGCACAGGCTTAAAAGAACCTGGAGGGGGGAAAATTTATGGTGCTACAGCACTAACATTTCCAAGGAGGCTGAACAGCCAAGCTACAAGTGCAACATCTGATGGGAACATCCCAGATGCCACCATGTATTTCAGCATCCTCTGGTGCAGTTCACCTATCCACTCCCCTTCATTTGAGCTCACTTGCAGAGACGGGGGCTGTGAGGAGGAAGGCACACTCAGAGCTACTCACCACCACAAAGAGGTAGCGCTCAGAAAGTTCCCAGCTGGTTGGGAAGATGTTTGTCTCTTCAGAGAGCTTTAACAAGATGTCCCGGGCTTTGCCCATGTTCTGGGAGTCGCTGATGATGCTGAGTTTGGTCACTGACAAGAGGGAGTCCGCTTCCTTCTGGAAACCTGGGAAAGCAATGTGTCACAGAAAAAAGTCAAACATGCGAGCAGGGTCATTCCTGAGCCCTCCAGGCTCTTGCAAGGTTGCTTACACATCCTCCACCTTGGGCTGCTGCATTCCCTACTTGCTAAAACAAACTAGCGTTTCCTTGAGGCACACTCCATGTCTGCACTTGGGGTGCATATGAGCTtgctggtggggaaaaaaacccatgaaccCATTCAGAGCAAGTTTGATGCTGGGTTTCAAGAGAAGCTGTATGAACGTCCACACCCAGGGTGCTGATTCAGCTCTTTCATGTTCCTGATGCTGCCAGAGCTATCAGGGCTGGCGGGGCTTCCTGAGCACCCCAGTGACTACGCCTATATGTTGTTGAGAGGTAACAGTgataaaaaaacctgcagcagTAATGATGCACAGGTAATTGTTCCTGTAGCAGTCAGCGTCTCTTATAGGAAGGgtattcagaaaaggaaagggagaagagaatGAATGCAgggatttttaaatgtaatagcTACCATTAACTCTTTGTTCAGCTCCAGGGAGCTGGTGGTGATGCACCTCACCTGAAAACACTTATGGGAAAAGAGTGGTGGTCTTATGATTAAAGCACAGATCTAGACAAAATGTCTAGCTTCACTAAGGCCAAACAATTCCTGGCCTTGAGCTTCCCCATCCTGTGCAAAACAGCTCCAGAGCCATTGTGGACGTGAGGGAGATGTGGGAGAGCCTTTGTCAACATGCAGTAACAGATGTAAGGATGTCAAGTGATCCCTCCCGTGTTTGGTCTGTACAGGCTGCGCAAGCACCTGGGTGGAGATGAACACTGATACCTAGTTATGAATTTATAATGTTCCTCTCATCCAGATGCCAGAACAGCAGGtagggcaggagctgctgagaTACCCATCTCTTTTGCTCCCAGTGATAATATCCTCGAACAGCCCAAGAAGCTCGCTCAACTCACACATCCTCCTCTTGTTAGCTCCCAACCACTTCCAGAACATGACGCAAGTCACCAAGCTGATGTGCCAGCACAGCACATCTCCTTAGCCCAAGTGTCACACTCTGTGTGCAAGGCAATTAGGGAAACCAGGTCACACCTGAAACTGTCTTCTCCAGAGGAGCAGTGGCTGAGCACCCAGGACCGGTGGGTGCAGGTCACTGTTTGCAAGCAAGGAAATAGTAGGAGCAGGGTCACTGTTgagcaattttatttcatgaaagAATATTTCAAATCCACTTAGGAGCAGACAAAGTGGGTGATTTAGCTCTGATCAGCTGGCATGGGCttaggaaggaaaacagatgtATCTGTGTTTCAGATCTGAAAGGAATATTCCGTTCTCCCTGCTTATCTTGTTTAGGAAAAAACAGGGTGAACTCCCAGCTATCCCTGCTAAGTTTCCACAAGGAGGCTTGAAATGGATGAGTGTGCACGCTATTATGGGCTTGAAAGGCTCTTCCGGCGGTCATGATTTGTGGGCTTTTTGACATGCCCGTGACATGGTAACCCATCTCCTCCCAGCCATGCCTGAGCTCCGGGGAGTCTCCTGCAGGCTCTCAGCTGCTATGTGCACCACCTGATGGCATTGCTCAGCaaccttgttttattttcctccctttttcctctACCAGCCTGATTTTGTGGAAGCATTCCCATCCTCAACCATCACGGGACCTCTAAACTGGTACCACACAAATTATATCCTTTTGTCCTCTGGCTTACCTAAATCCTCCAAAATGTGTTTCCATCTGCTTCTCACTTCTTTTCGGGTCTGCCGTAAGGTATAAATATCATAGTTGAGCTTTTGCCATTCCTGCAAAGCAATGGGATAAGAGATACTCAGTCATCTGCGTGCCGGGATGTCTCTGCTACTTTTCTAGGAATTTCAGCTTTTAGAAACAGAGCCAGAGTTGAACTGCTGATGTTGGCACTGAGGGTTCAGTGTGAAGGTCGATGGCCAGGCTGCTGTTGCCCCTGGAAGAAATGACACTGACCAGTGTAGAATATTTTAGCTTGACATTTGGTACAGCATCTCTGTATCTTCTCTGCATGTACAAAACAGGCTTCCAGTTACCCTGAAATTGGATTACAGAATTTAGCTTAGGCCTTGCTGGTGACCAAATTGGTCTCCTCGGTCAGACGGGGGCAATATAATTCCAGCTTTGTGCTGGAAATCATGATGCTGTCCTAGGCTGGAGAACAATATGAACTTCATTTGAGAGACTTCAATCTCTTTGGTCCAAAGCCCTTTACCCCAAACCTGGGCACCCCTGCTAGTATCAAAACCTGAGGTTGTGAGGATACCTTAATTGGCCTTTAACAGCTTGAGAAAGCATGACCACATATTAATATTCACTTCCTATAAACTATTGCAATACCTGATTTTCATATGCTTGCAGTTAAACTGGCATTGCATGTTTTCTTACAGCTGTTGATAGCTCAAGGGAAACTAGAAGtctgaaaaaaagttactgcTCTCAGTTTGTTCACACATACAGTGGCTTCTCCAAACTGCTCAGCCCTCTGGCATTTAACTGGAGTAGGTGGGTTTTCAAAAGTactggaaagcaagaaaaacagatttttttttttaaaggctggaGTACCCTTTTTAAATAGCAGGGAAGAGGGATGCACATGGATGGCTGAGGGCTGAGTTGCAGTCATTTGACATAATAACTATTCTTGGTGATGCCAGTTACTAGAGTTAATGCCCCACTTAACTATACAGCTTAAACACTGTATACAGCTTGCACTTGACCTCAAGCCTTATATCTGCATAATGGGACATCatctaaagggaaaggttttgaGGTTACTTATTAAAGTCTTACCAGCACAACTAAACACATCTATGTGTACAAGCGTGCATTCCTGTGGAAACACTTGTATTCTGCAAGAAAACCAGAAGTATTTTTCCTAGGTGAGTTTAATCAATGCACACACTGAAAAGGATGCTTTTACAGAAGCATCCACACAGCAGGTCATAACATTACTCAGATAATTTCCCTGCACTAACAACCTTAATTAACCTCATTTTTCAACCACAGATTACATCAATGGACTCTCGCAGAATAAACGGGTGCTGCCTCCCTAGGATTTTCCTACGTGACACACTGGGTTCAAAGGGGTTAAATAATACCCATGAAGCTaggctgtgctttaaaaatcccACTGTTTTTCTGATATGTGGTGCCTTAAAGAGTTTACTTGATTTGATAGAGAGTTGGAGATTTCttagtgtttttttcctgaacctGGCTGACATGACACGACTGCAGAGAATTAAATGACAAGCCTGTTTCCTTGTTGTTCAGCGATAGCTGCAGGAACCCCTTGGAGATTACGCTTTGGAAGAAGCAGCCGGCAGGGTTAAGACACTGGTGAATTCAGGTCAGGAGAGCAAGGGAAACACAGCTCTGCCTTCAGCCACTcgctctgctctgctcatcctccTGGACAGCAAAATCCCCTTCATTTTTAGCTTTGTGTTGCTGCTTGCAACGAGCTAGCTTCGCCAATCAGAGCTCTCTTTCCTGACTGCAGCAGTacttgaaaacagcttttctgtttgcacAGGAGGGCACATGGCTGCCAGCTCAAGGCATCAAAATGCCTCTTCAGCCCTTTGCTAGAGAAAGGAAGCAGGGACAAGCCTCCTCTCTCCTGTGACACCAACTTGTAGCTAGGAATTGAGCTCCtctcagtgaaaaagaaaagaggggtTTTATTGTATTAGAGCTTTGTGGGAAGTTTATTGCAAACttgaaagttttaaagaaagagaataaagacTGCACGGTGCCATGGTCCCCACTGGCAGGGATCCCTTGGAAACATCTCAACCCGCTTGTGACCCCACAGTATAAGCAGAAAGGAGAGCAAACCAGTCTGGGCATGCTGGTGGGGAAATAAGCTGCATGTCTCTGCCCTCCCAGAGAGATAAACAAGTGCTTTAATGTAGACAATCAATCAAGACAGCTGCTGTGATTCCAGGCATGCTTCACGCTGCTGAATTAGTAAGCCAGGGGGTGGGAAAGAtgctcccctccccaaaacacagCTTGCCAGGACTGCAAGGATCCTGCAAGGATTTTGCAGCTGCAAGGATTtatgccccccccaccccaccttgCCGTGGTAACAAGCCAGACTCCTTGCTAAGCTAAATGCCGAGCAGTACTTAGCATGCAGGGAAGCTGTTCCTGATTCTCTCTGGATTAACAGCAGCATGTTTTCCCTtgtctatttttgttttaagggaATCTAGGTTACGGCTTTCATGTACATCGTAGTTACTGAGTTGCATTACAGAAGTGAATACAGTGCATATTTAGTCTCAGGCGCCCTCTAACAGTGTCCTGTTGATGAAGAATTTGGGGAGTGTGcaaaggagaggctttggtaCAGAAAATTACGCTCAACAACAGTGCCTGGCAAGGAATCTCTTGTTTGGTGGTACTTCTTTTGCCTGGGTGTGGAACTGAATGTATTTATGTTTCCCCAGAGaaagctgggaggaggatgCTGCACTTGGTGTCCATTGTTGAAAAGCAACTACAGAGAGCAGAGATTATGAGGGTGAGGATGGGCAGCTCTGGGCTGAGCTCTCAAAGGGACTTGTGCCCTTTTCTCCATCAGCCTTAGACAGCACTGAGTTTTCTCAGGTGATTCCTTGTAGCAGAGACATCCCAAATGCTGTGGGCAGGGGGTTGTCCTCTGTGTTGCTTTAGTGAGGAAAATAAAGTTAAGAGCATCTTTCCATCCccaaaattattctaaaaataatCTCCCTTTAACtacacagcagaggaagagcaaagcctgcccagccccacgTCTCCACATAGGAATGGGCAACATCAGAGACTTTGGGGAGAATGTTCCCCATGCACATCAGGGAGCATTTGgtcagggacgggcagcatcgTGAGGCTGAGGCtgctcagcacccacagccgggcagccccagggcaggcagccagggctTCATGCCAAACCCCACTCTTCCTCAGTGCTCGCTGCAGCTGTGACAGGGACCGCTGCAGCGTACCAGGGCACCATCAAGATGCAGGACAGGGCACGCCTGTCCttgggcagccccaggcagagcGAGGCCAAAGCAGGCTGTCCTCTGTGCCGCATCCCGGGCTGGCTCCTCCCTGCAACCCCTTTCAGTGAGGTGTCTGAGCCTGTGTGCAGGCACAGGACAAGCAGTGCTCTCCTGAAACTtagctttgctttgcatttcttgtGCACCTTCGTTCCTGGTCCTGCCCCTTGCCTAGTTAGATGTGACTTCTGGAGCAGCAAGGAGGCTCCTTGCACACAGTACTGCAAAAGTTCAGCAGGAGACTGGTCTTCACCAAACCCCTTGGTGTTTCTATGGGTCTGGGACATCCCACTGATGCATTCAAAATCGATCCTTTAAGAACAATACCCTTTTGCCCAAATCCGAATCAACTACAGGAAACCAAAGCAGGTTGCAGGCTCTGTTTTTTGCAATCAGTGTTGCCCTTCTAAGCCTACATAGTAGGGCACAACACATACCAGTGGGGGCTTGACAAAACCCTTTGCACATGAGTCAAGAATAttctgggagcagcagggaaatCCCTCTGCCTCTCTCATCTGAGCACTCAGCCCTTCAAATGTTTACCTGGAAAACCCCCAGACTCTCTAGTGTGATATACTAAATCTGCAAATGCCAGTTGGAAGTGAGGAAATGCTGGGCATGAAATATAAGCCAGGTTGGTACATAACCGAGAGCTCTGGGAAAAATATGCCAAGAGAACAAGCAAGCACTGTCCTGTTCATATGGAAATTTCCTAATTAATAGGTAGCTTTCCTCATGTTGCCAAAGCAATCTTCTACCAAAGCCTTCTCCTTTGTTCTCTTGAAAGCAATTGGTGTCACCGTTCTGTTCaagaattattttggaaatCAGGTCAAAACAGAGTTATCAGGGACAGACTGCAAAATACCAGCCCAGGCAGGTACCACACCACATCTGGGATGTTTTTACTCTGGCTCTGTGACTGGCCGTACTGGAAGGAGTTGAGCAAATACAAACTCTAAATTCACACCATACATTGAACCATTGACGGACATCTCAGTTTAGAATAAGCTAAATCAGATTCAGTTTTAAGAGGGGCATGCaggatttcataaataatttttcatatgtATTAAGTGGgtcagttctgggctccccaacCAGCATCCCCAAGCCTGGGCAAATCCTATAACCTCTCTATGCCGTAGCAACAGTGTGACACAATACCGATCTTCTCTGTAACgtgtttaaaaaagaataatcctgtaggagagcaggaggaagcGGAAAAATAGGCTTTGTCAGGCTTGCCAAGAGAAACATGCCAGCGCAGCTCTGCTAGCCAGGCCCCCAGCAGAGATGCAGGCTGAGGAATTGCCTTTGCTAGTGATGTTTATGATCCCACCTTTCCCAAAGGAATAagccaaaagaagaaagaaacactgtGTTTACAACAAGCCATAAGAATAGTGTTTTTTCCTCGGTTGTAATGCAAAAACCCGCCTTTAGTTTCTGTTCACAGAGCTGCAGCGCAGCTGCCCAAAACCCAGGTCCTTCAAGGCCAGCACCAGTGTGACAGCCTGGGCTCTCTGCCCGCAGCTGGGTAACTCCATGCACCCCATCAGAGGACACTGAGGCACCAGGGCCACCACAAACCAGTCCTCATGGAGGAAGGCATCTGTTACACCACGCACATAAGCCCAATAAGCCCAGCTCTTGTTGCTAACACTGGAGGCTTGCTGGAGCCGCAGTAGTCCCACTTCCTCATAAAATGCTTTCCTCTGCACTACCAGAGTACATGCCGGAACAGTGACTTGGCCTATATCTATGCAGTGTCTTAAATAACATCCTCTTTTCCTAGAGGTCCTCATTTCACCTCCAAATTTGGGGTTTTACTTTACACCACAACAGGTTTGACAAtcctgcagggcaggagcagaaaaaaccatatatttttccatatttgaaAAGTTGACCCCAGCCTTCAAAAGCTTTGATGTCAGCTTTGATCTCCAAAGGCTGCATCAGCTTTACCAGCCCCCTTAACCAGCCCTTCAGCTAtggcttttctggttttccctgCACATACCCTCCCTTGCCCACACTTTGCTTCCAAAAGCGCATCCACGCACATCGTGCTCATCGGCCTCAAGCAGTGAGAAACGTGGAGCTGCAAGTTGCTCAGTCCTCATGGTTTTAGGAGGCTCCAGCAAATCTTGCCTCATGCACCTATTGCACGGTGGGTTTTGCAACAGCTGGGTGCGCCAGCAGGCTCCACCACGGCCAACGGCCCCCTGAGCTGTCACTCCCAGCATACAGCACCAAGCAGGGCAAGCAAGTGGGTGTGAAAGAGGGCGCACCCAGGACATCACGGCTCTGGCTTTGAAGAGCTTGCTGCCCTGGTTCAGTGAGTAGCAGGGTGGAGCAGTTCCACCATCCTTACTCAAACTAAGGTCACACTGAGTTTGGGCTACAGCTGCCAAAtttcccagagcagggctgctgggagggagcagggagaagaaatggCTCCGCATGCATCAGGTGTGGGTCCAGCCCCATGGTGCGATCAAGGAACTGACCCCAAGGGAGGACACCAATGCTGTGAGCTACAGGGTGCACTTGGTGTTGGAATGCCTGGCCCTACACATACACAGTTTGGTTTATTGATTTACAGTGATCCACGGCACAGAGGTGCCCAGGCCAGGAGAGAGTCACCATGGACCTTGCCTGCTGACCTCCTGCACTGTGCCTATGTCACCACTGCGTTCTAGGCCACCGCTTCTCCTGTCCTAGCTCACAGCACCTTGTCACTACATGaacaaccatttaaaaaaacaaatacacaggaaagcagaagtgGGTTAGccagattaagaaaaatacGCTACTGGTTTGAGGCCGAAGTGGTGCCACACAGATAAAACACACATGACAGAGTGATCTGCTCTTTGGGATCCTTCCAAAGTCCTGTGCTAGGAAATCACAGAGATGAAGGTGGGGAATGGCAAAGCACACAGTAAGTGCACAGCACACCAAAATTTCTTTGTTAAATGAAGGGGCAGAAATACAGGGACTAGTTCTCCTTTCAGTCCGATTTtaaccaagagaaaaaaaggaccTATGGTTTTTTAATGCTTGTGCCCTGCATAAACAAGAAACTGTTCCTTCGTCCCCTGTTCTGCAGTATCCACATGCTCTCCCCGGGGgctctgggagcagagcagctcccaAAGCAGTTTATGGATTTTTCAGCCCAGTGCTGTTTTGCaattagactttttttctctctctcagggCTGAAGCCTCGTTAGGAGGGGAGGGCAATTCAATCTGGCCTAGTTTTAAAATGCTCACTGGAGTAAGGAGAGATTTCGGCACACGGGGCCAGACACAGGAATGTTGGCTTTGCCAGCCAAGACCCTCCCTCTTCTGGCACCCATAAAAAACTGCAGCTGGAAACTGCAGC
Coding sequences within it:
- the MREG gene encoding melanoregulin, whose protein sequence is MGLGAWLRSLGGCCGCCGGEAAAPEKEPLLSNNNPYASFGATLARDEEQNLWSTPHDMTHTEADDDRVLYNMIVVRNQLDKDSEEWQKLNYDIYTLRQTRKEVRSRWKHILEDLGFQKEADSLLSVTKLSIISDSQNMGKARDILLKLSEETNIFPTSWELSERYLFVVDRLIALDAADEFFKMASVVYPKRPSGERVDDSQKAPQCISVMMP